The Alistipes finegoldii DSM 17242 DNA segment GAAGATGCTGCCGTCGGGCTTGAAGGTGATGGTGGTGCCCCGGTCGGTGCACTCGCCGACCACCTCGACCTGCGAGGTGGGCGCGCCCTTGCTGTAGCTCTGGCGGTAAATCTTGCCGTCGCGGCTGTGAATCTCCGCGATGAGCAGGGTCGAAAGCGCGTTCACGCACGATACGCCCACGCCGTGCAGACCGCCCGAAACCTTGTAGCTGCCCTTGTCGAACTTGCCGCCGGCATGGAGCACGGTCAGCACCACTTCGAGCGCCGATTTGCCCTCCTTTTTGTGGTAGTCGGTCGGGATGCCGCGGCCGTTGTCGCGTACGGTGATGGAATTATCTTCGTTGATCGTCACGTCGATGTCGGTACAGTAGCCGGCCAGCGCCTCGTCGATCGAGTTGTCGACTACCTCATAGACCAGATGGTGCAGACCCTTCTCACCAATGTCGCCGATATACATGGCGGGGCGCTTGCGCACCGCTTCGAGGCCCTCAAGGACCTGAATATTCGACGCGGAATATTCTTCTTCTTGCTTTTTTACGTTTTCTAATTCGGTACTCATCTGTTGTCTTTAAAATATCGTACAAATATACGAAATATTTCCGGATAATCCAATAGCCCAAATTCCCAAGATCAGCCCAATTCCGCCTTGAGGTCCACTTCGCGGATTTTGCCCTGCGAGAAGAGGATGGCGCGGGCCGGATGGTTCTCTATGAGGGCGGTGTTGTGCGTGGACATCACCACGGCGCAGCCGCGGCAGGCGATCTCCTCGAAAAGCTGCATGATGCCCTCGGCCGTCACGGGGTCGAGGTTGCCGGTAGGCTCGTCGGCCAGCAGCACCTGCGGGTCGTTGAGCAGGGCGCGGGCGATCACCAGACGCTGCTGCTCCCCGCCCGAAAGCTCGAAGGGCATTTTGTAGCTTTTGGCCCCCAGATCGACCAGATTCAGCACCTGATCGATCCGCTCGCGGATTTCGCTCTCGTGTTTCCAGCCCGTGGCCTTCATCACGTAATAGAGGTTCATGAAGACGTTGCGGTCGGTCAGCAGCTGGTAATTCTGAAACACGATGCCGATTCTGCGGCGCAGGTAGGGGATGTCGCGCCGTTTGAGCCTTCGCAGGTCGAAGCCGGCCACGCGGCCTTCGCCCGTGAGCAGCTGCACTTCGGCGTACAGCGTTTTGAGCAGGGTGCTTTTCCCGCTCCCGACGCGGCCGAGCAGATAAACGAATTCGCCCGGCGCGACGCACAAATTCACATCGGACAGCACCATCTCGCCCCGTTGGAGCAATTTGGCTTCGGACGTGCTGCCGAACGGATTGTCCGCATAATAAATAGCCGCGTTTTTCAGTCTTACAACGTATTTTTCACTCATAGGGCCGCTCTTTGGAATTATTTTTCAAAGATAGTCAAAATATTCGTTCCGAAAAGTTCCCGGAACGAAAAAAAATACCTCCGCTGGGCCTCGGTCCGGTTTCGGAGAGGCGTTTGCGGATGTTTTTGTTTAATGAATCAGCCGTTTGTTTTCATAAAATAACCGCAATAATTTGCATATCCGCCCCGGCATGCCTACTTTTGTATAGACGTGCCGGGAGATTCCGGCCTGACAGTGACGCTAAAATTTATCGAATGAAAGAATACGAAA contains these protein-coding regions:
- a CDS encoding cell division ATP-binding protein FtsE, whose translation is MSEKYVVRLKNAAIYYADNPFGSTSEAKLLQRGEMVLSDVNLCVAPGEFVYLLGRVGSGKSTLLKTLYAEVQLLTGEGRVAGFDLRRLKRRDIPYLRRRIGIVFQNYQLLTDRNVFMNLYYVMKATGWKHESEIRERIDQVLNLVDLGAKSYKMPFELSGGEQQRLVIARALLNDPQVLLADEPTGNLDPVTAEGIMQLFEEIACRGCAVVMSTHNTALIENHPARAILFSQGKIREVDLKAELG